The proteins below are encoded in one region of Clostridium estertheticum:
- a CDS encoding DUF1836 domain-containing protein: MNYNEETLSKLVEEIIGAKDISLVEIPCVDLYMDQVTTFFNEKLGSLKRNEEDKILTKTMINNYTKGKVLMPAKNKKYTNEHIILLTLIYNLKQTISISDINTLFDPIIDIKAPQSISVPLGDLYNDFLDIKEVQNKEFARDIDKDAKFIKEKIKEMGKEGGELLELILMILLLTNKANMQKRMAEKLIDNFLKK; encoded by the coding sequence ATGAATTATAATGAGGAAACTTTAAGTAAACTAGTTGAGGAAATTATAGGTGCAAAAGATATTAGTTTAGTAGAAATACCATGTGTGGACTTATATATGGATCAGGTTACAACCTTTTTTAATGAAAAGCTTGGAAGTCTTAAAAGAAATGAAGAGGATAAAATTCTTACAAAAACAATGATTAACAACTACACTAAAGGTAAAGTTTTGATGCCAGCGAAAAATAAAAAATATACTAATGAGCATATTATTTTACTTACACTTATTTATAATTTGAAACAAACTATATCAATTAGTGATATTAATACTTTATTTGATCCTATTATTGATATAAAAGCCCCACAAAGCATAAGTGTACCATTAGGTGATTTATATAATGATTTTTTGGATATTAAAGAGGTACAAAATAAAGAGTTTGCACGAGATATAGATAAAGATGCTAAATTTATAAAAGAGAAAATTAAAGAAATGGGAAAAGAAGGCGGAGAGTTATTAGAATTAATATTAATGATCCTGTTACTTACAAATAAAGCAAATATGCAAAAGAGAATGGCAGAAAAATTGATTGATAATTTTTTGAAAAAATAA
- the nth gene encoding endonuclease III — protein MNKKTIKVVLEILNETYAGVKCGLDFTNHYELLVSTILSAQCTDVRVNVVAKKLYAKYNTPEAMITLSKEELGEKIKSCGFYNNKSKNILGATKLLLEKYGGIVPSTMEELIQLPGVGRKTANVVLSNAFGIPAIAVDTHVFRVSKRIGLASGKNVEIVEQELMKNIPRKMWSDAHHFIIWHGREICKARKPNCEVCPIAPYCEFLNGKSK, from the coding sequence ATAAATAAAAAAACTATTAAAGTAGTTCTTGAAATTCTTAATGAAACATATGCAGGTGTAAAGTGTGGACTTGATTTTACAAACCATTATGAACTTTTAGTATCAACAATATTATCAGCACAATGTACAGATGTAAGAGTTAATGTTGTTGCAAAGAAGCTATATGCAAAATATAATACTCCAGAGGCTATGATTACATTATCAAAAGAAGAACTAGGAGAAAAAATTAAGAGCTGTGGGTTTTATAACAATAAGAGCAAAAACATTTTGGGTGCCACAAAACTTTTATTAGAAAAATATGGAGGCATAGTGCCTAGTACTATGGAAGAACTAATACAACTTCCAGGAGTTGGGAGGAAAACTGCTAATGTAGTCCTATCAAATGCATTTGGAATTCCAGCTATTGCTGTAGACACTCATGTTTTTAGAGTTTCGAAAAGAATTGGGCTTGCCTCAGGGAAAAATGTTGAGATTGTAGAACAAGAGCTTATGAAAAATATTCCAAGGAAAATGTGGAGTGATGCTCATCATTTTATTATATGGCATGGACGAGAAATATGTAAGGCTAGGAAACCTAATTGTGAGGTGTGTCCTATAGCACCTTATTGCGAATTTTTAAATGGGAAATCTAAGTGA
- a CDS encoding lysophospholipid acyltransferase family protein — MLSKSMLGIINILPDKVVSFIAKYLLDSYINKYANIKTHGMEKIQDIKAPIIFICNHLSNADGIIMNRLLKDNNVTFVAGVKLTDNRLTKLGFFVAKTIQVHPNSPDKDAISKIVSTLKQGNNIMMFPEGTRSRSGKMIEGKRGLILMAKLSKATILPMGIWGTEKLLPIDESDMALEKFHHADVNISIGDSIMIPSKGKEEARDEYYDRVMNEIMSGIAVLLPEQYRGVYSQNK, encoded by the coding sequence ATGCTTTCGAAATCTATGTTAGGAATAATAAATATTTTGCCAGATAAGGTTGTATCATTTATAGCAAAATATTTATTAGATTCATATATTAACAAATATGCAAATATTAAAACGCACGGAATGGAGAAAATCCAGGATATAAAGGCACCCATAATTTTCATATGCAATCATTTAAGTAATGCAGATGGCATAATTATGAACAGGTTATTAAAGGATAATAATGTAACTTTTGTTGCAGGGGTAAAGCTAACAGATAATAGGCTTACTAAGTTAGGCTTTTTTGTAGCGAAAACTATACAAGTACATCCTAATTCGCCAGACAAAGACGCTATATCTAAGATAGTAAGTACGCTAAAACAAGGCAATAATATTATGATGTTTCCAGAAGGAACTAGAAGTAGAAGTGGAAAGATGATAGAGGGTAAGAGAGGTCTTATATTAATGGCTAAATTATCAAAGGCGACAATTCTTCCAATGGGTATTTGGGGAACAGAAAAGTTATTACCAATTGATGAAAGTGATATGGCATTAGAAAAATTTCATCATGCTGATGTAAATATTAGTATTGGTGATTCTATTATGATTCCAAGTAAAGGTAAAGAGGAAGCTCGCGATGAATATTATGATAGAGTTATGAATGAAATAATGTCGGGTATAGCGGTGCTTCTTCCTGAGCAGTATAGGGGAGTATATTCTCAAAATAAATAG
- the queG gene encoding tRNA epoxyqueuosine(34) reductase QueG, whose amino-acid sequence MSVKDDIIKFCSINGLDVIGFSECRIFHELNPYFDKRKKLGLENEFEEKELDKKTNPFIYMEDGKTIISIAFPYLYENDISGKVYFSNYTMGRDYHLVLIEYMKKICTYIEGLGAKAMYFVDSNALPERYIASLCGLGFIGKNNMLITKRYGSYVFLGEIITDLVIEPDKSVTQKCGDCEICLSSCPTSAIVKGKVGINNNSNICLSYITQKKDIEDLWFEKLGGRLFGCDTCQKVCPYNKKVELSVIKEFKPYEHMKIPELKVLMNIDNKLFKDMYKITSCGWRGKNIIKRNAIINAFIIEKVEIITLQKDTSPYIRDYYYRLLKFFKL is encoded by the coding sequence ATGAGTGTTAAAGATGATATAATTAAGTTTTGCAGCATAAATGGTTTAGATGTTATAGGGTTTAGCGAATGTAGAATTTTTCATGAGCTAAATCCTTATTTTGATAAGAGAAAAAAATTAGGTCTAGAAAATGAGTTTGAAGAGAAGGAGTTAGATAAAAAGACAAACCCATTTATATATATGGAAGACGGGAAAACTATAATTTCTATTGCATTTCCATATCTATATGAAAATGATATAAGCGGAAAGGTATATTTTTCAAATTATACTATGGGAAGAGACTATCACCTTGTATTAATCGAATACATGAAAAAGATTTGTACATATATTGAGGGTCTGGGTGCAAAAGCTATGTATTTTGTAGACAGTAATGCGCTGCCTGAGAGATATATCGCAAGTCTTTGTGGATTAGGATTTATAGGAAAAAACAATATGTTAATAACAAAGAGGTATGGATCATATGTTTTTTTAGGAGAAATTATAACGGATTTAGTGATAGAGCCAGATAAAAGCGTTACGCAAAAATGTGGTGATTGTGAAATATGTCTGTCATCATGTCCTACAAGTGCTATAGTTAAAGGGAAAGTTGGAATAAATAATAACTCTAATATATGTTTGTCCTATATAACTCAGAAAAAAGATATAGAGGATTTGTGGTTTGAAAAACTAGGTGGAAGGCTATTTGGTTGTGATACTTGTCAGAAAGTTTGCCCATACAATAAAAAAGTTGAATTAAGTGTTATTAAAGAGTTTAAACCTTATGAACATATGAAAATACCTGAGCTTAAGGTATTAATGAATATTGATAATAAATTATTTAAAGATATGTACAAAATAACTTCTTGTGGATGGAGAGGTAAAAATATTATTAAAAGGAATGCAATTATTAATGCGTTTATTATTGAAAAAGTTGAAATTATAACCCTTCAGAAAGATACATCACCTTATATAAGAGATTATTATTATAGACTTTTAAAGTTTTTCAAATTATAA
- the epsC gene encoding serine O-acetyltransferase EpsC — protein sequence MFKTLRYDINNILEKDPAAKNWVEVILLYPCIHAVIVYRIAHMLYNHKIFFLARAISQIARFFTGIEIHPGAKIGKGFFIDHGTGVVIGETTEIGNNVTLYQGVTLGGTGKDTGKRHPTLGNDVIVGAGAKILGPIKIGTGSKVGANAVVLKDVLPKATAVGIPARVIFVNELTIIEIKDYAGNTKRMYNDMVI from the coding sequence ATGTTTAAAACGTTACGATATGATATAAATAATATATTAGAAAAGGATCCAGCAGCTAAAAATTGGGTTGAAGTAATATTATTATATCCATGTATTCATGCTGTAATAGTATATAGAATAGCCCATATGTTATATAATCATAAGATATTTTTCTTAGCCAGAGCTATATCTCAAATAGCTAGATTTTTTACTGGAATAGAAATTCATCCAGGGGCTAAGATTGGAAAAGGATTTTTTATAGATCATGGAACGGGAGTAGTCATTGGAGAAACAACGGAAATTGGAAACAATGTAACTTTGTACCAAGGGGTTACTTTAGGGGGAACAGGTAAGGACACTGGTAAAAGACATCCTACTTTAGGAAATGATGTTATAGTTGGCGCCGGTGCAAAGATTCTTGGTCCCATTAAAATAGGTACAGGTAGCAAAGTTGGTGCAAATGCTGTAGTTTTAAAAGATGTATTACCAAAGGCCACTGCTGTAGGGATACCTGCTAGAGTTATTTTTGTAAATGAATTAACAATAATTGAAATTAAAGACTACGCAGGCAATACTAAAAGAATGTACAATGATATGGTGATATAA
- the cysK gene encoding cysteine synthase A, translated as MMYNNVLDMIGGTPVLKLNKLVNGDMADVYVKLEKYNPAGSIKDRAALGMIEKAEKLGLLKEGFTIVEPTSGNMGIALAMIGRIKGYDVIIVMPDSMSVERRSLIKAYGAQLVLTDGSKGMKGAINKAKEISDGDSKFFLPQQFINIANPEKHYETTAEEIFSDISDVDVFVAGVGTGGTITGVGRRLKEFNKQIKVVAVEPAKSPVLSGGEPGPHKIQGIGAGFTPDIYDSSVIDEIMQITDEDAFDIAKRLAKEEGILVGISTGANVAAAIKIAKKLGKGKKVVTVAPDGGEKYISMGIYD; from the coding sequence ATGATGTATAACAATGTTTTAGATATGATAGGTGGAACACCAGTTTTAAAGTTGAATAAACTAGTTAATGGTGACATGGCTGATGTATATGTGAAATTAGAAAAATATAATCCAGCTGGAAGTATAAAAGATAGGGCAGCTCTTGGCATGATAGAAAAAGCTGAAAAATTAGGGCTACTAAAGGAAGGTTTTACGATAGTTGAACCGACTAGCGGAAATATGGGGATAGCTTTAGCAATGATTGGTAGAATCAAGGGATATGATGTAATTATTGTAATGCCAGATAGCATGAGTGTTGAAAGACGTAGCTTAATAAAAGCATATGGTGCACAACTTGTCCTTACAGATGGTTCAAAGGGAATGAAGGGTGCTATAAATAAAGCAAAAGAAATATCAGACGGAGATTCTAAATTCTTTTTACCACAACAATTTATTAATATAGCAAATCCAGAAAAACATTATGAAACTACTGCAGAAGAAATTTTTAGTGATATATCAGATGTAGATGTTTTTGTAGCAGGAGTCGGAACTGGTGGAACAATTACTGGAGTAGGCAGAAGATTAAAAGAATTTAATAAGCAAATTAAAGTAGTTGCAGTTGAGCCAGCAAAATCCCCAGTATTATCTGGTGGCGAACCAGGACCACATAAAATTCAAGGTATAGGAGCAGGTTTTACACCAGATATTTATGATAGTAGTGTAATTGATGAAATAATGCAAATAACTGACGAAGACGCTTTCGATATAGCAAAAAGGCTTGCTAAAGAAGAAGGTATATTAGTAGGAATTTCAACAGGAGCTAATGTTGCAGCAGCAATAAAAATTGCAAAAAAATTAGGTAAAGGCAAAAAAGTTGTTACAGTTGCTCCAGACGGCGGAGAAAAGTATATTTCAATGGGTATTTATGACTAA
- a CDS encoding NAD(P)/FAD-dependent oxidoreductase — MQQYDIVVIGGGPAGLAAAISAKEHYEGKVLILEREKQLGGILNQCIHNGFGKNIFSEDLTGPEFVQKFIDKIKELNISYKLNTTVLNLSDTKEINVVNSEIGTFKICAKTIIIATGCRERPRGFSNLPGSRCAGIYTVGCAQKFVNIEGYMPGKEIVILGTGDIALTVARRLSIEGANVKAVIESKNVIDAVDKKLCDSLEDFNIPLKMMHKVVDIQGKSRIEGITLVKIDSNNEVINGSEERISCDALLLSVDLYPDNELAKQARVVVNSSTGRIKLNENSQTNIGGIFACGGVVQGYNFHESVVKQSYAIGESASLYANNSEI, encoded by the coding sequence ATGCAACAATATGACATAGTAGTAATTGGAGGAGGTCCAGCAGGCCTTGCAGCTGCTATTTCAGCTAAAGAACATTATGAAGGTAAAGTTTTGATTTTAGAAAGAGAAAAACAATTAGGTGGAATCTTAAATCAGTGTATTCATAATGGATTTGGTAAGAATATTTTTAGTGAGGATTTGACGGGGCCAGAATTTGTACAGAAGTTTATAGATAAAATTAAGGAACTAAATATTTCATATAAATTAAACACTACTGTTTTAAATTTAAGTGATACTAAAGAAATTAATGTTGTGAACTCTGAAATTGGAACTTTCAAAATTTGTGCAAAAACTATAATAATTGCTACAGGATGCAGAGAGAGGCCAAGAGGATTTTCAAATCTGCCAGGTAGCAGATGTGCAGGTATTTACACTGTAGGGTGTGCACAGAAATTTGTAAATATTGAGGGCTATATGCCAGGGAAAGAAATAGTTATATTAGGCACAGGAGACATTGCATTAACAGTAGCGAGAAGGCTATCAATTGAAGGTGCTAATGTTAAAGCAGTAATTGAGAGTAAAAACGTTATTGATGCAGTTGATAAAAAATTATGTGATTCACTAGAGGATTTCAATATACCATTAAAAATGATGCATAAGGTTGTTGATATTCAAGGGAAAAGTAGAATCGAAGGTATTACTTTAGTAAAGATTGATAGTAATAATGAAGTTATAAATGGCAGTGAGGAACGTATTTCTTGTGATGCATTACTTTTATCAGTAGATTTATATCCTGATAATGAACTGGCAAAGCAAGCTAGGGTAGTAGTTAATTCATCAACAGGACGAATTAAATTGAATGAAAATTCACAAACAAATATAGGTGGCATTTTTGCGTGTGGAGGGGTAGTTCAGGGGTATAATTTTCATGAAAGTGTGGTAAAACAAAGCTATGCTATAGGCGAAAGTGCATCACTATATGCAAACAACTCTGAGATTTAA
- the tsaE gene encoding tRNA (adenosine(37)-N6)-threonylcarbamoyltransferase complex ATPase subunit type 1 TsaE yields MEYIVTTVDETYKIGELIGSLVNSGDIICLIGDLGTGKTHLTKGIAKGLDIKDNITSPTFTIVNEYTGRLKLYHFDVYRVNDPDEIEAIGFDEYIFSDGVSVIEWANYIEEIIPPNKLTITIEKLPELGDNYRKINMEYSDKRYNYVKEIIL; encoded by the coding sequence ATGGAATACATAGTAACTACAGTTGACGAAACTTATAAAATAGGAGAGTTAATAGGATCACTTGTGAATTCAGGTGACATAATTTGCTTAATTGGTGATTTAGGCACTGGAAAAACTCATTTAACTAAAGGAATTGCAAAAGGCTTAGATATTAAAGACAATATTACAAGTCCTACTTTTACTATTGTAAATGAATATACTGGCAGATTAAAATTATATCATTTTGATGTCTACAGAGTAAATGACCCCGATGAAATAGAAGCTATAGGCTTTGATGAGTATATATTTAGTGATGGAGTTAGTGTTATTGAATGGGCTAATTACATTGAAGAAATAATTCCACCAAACAAATTAACCATAACTATAGAAAAGCTCCCTGAACTTGGTGATAATTATAGAAAGATTAATATGGAGTATTCTGATAAAAGATACAATTATGTAAAGGAGATAATACTATGA
- the tsaB gene encoding tRNA (adenosine(37)-N6)-threonylcarbamoyltransferase complex dimerization subunit type 1 TsaB: MKILSLDSATQSATCAILDDSKVLGEITFNYKKQHSQILMPIIDQLFKNTQMSIDDIDAFVASKGPGSFTGLRIGMATIKGLSQGTNKPFVTVSTLDSLAYNLAYTDGIICPILDALRDNVYTALYTFDDKKLNRISDYINISIDELITMLKGKDCNISFVGDGTLKFKEKLITNLPKVSFAPDHLNLAKASSLGELGLKLLSNGTFDDIYASVPIYLRKPQAEREYEEKMRQKKNE, translated from the coding sequence ATGAAAATTTTAAGTCTAGATTCCGCTACGCAATCTGCAACTTGTGCAATCCTCGATGATAGCAAAGTCCTTGGTGAAATAACCTTTAATTATAAAAAACAACATTCTCAAATACTCATGCCTATAATTGATCAATTATTCAAAAATACGCAAATGAGCATAGATGATATTGACGCGTTTGTAGCCTCAAAGGGGCCTGGTTCCTTTACAGGTCTTAGAATAGGCATGGCTACCATAAAAGGATTAAGCCAAGGCACAAATAAGCCCTTTGTGACCGTATCTACATTGGATTCTTTAGCATATAACTTAGCTTATACGGATGGAATTATTTGTCCTATACTAGATGCCTTAAGAGATAATGTTTATACCGCCCTTTATACCTTTGATGATAAAAAACTTAATCGTATCAGTGACTACATTAATATATCAATAGACGAATTAATAACTATGCTTAAGGGTAAGGATTGTAACATATCCTTTGTAGGAGATGGAACCTTAAAATTCAAAGAAAAACTTATAACAAATTTACCCAAGGTAAGTTTTGCGCCAGACCATCTAAATCTAGCTAAAGCTTCATCTCTTGGAGAATTAGGTCTTAAACTTTTATCTAATGGAACTTTTGATGACATATATGCATCTGTCCCTATTTACCTACGTAAACCTCAAGCTGAGCGTGAGTATGAAGAAAAGATGAGGCAAAAGAAAAATGAATAA
- the rimI gene encoding ribosomal protein S18-alanine N-acetyltransferase, translating into MNNDFKIYPMDESSIKSILNISELSFPISWSLDSLQSELDNKFAKYVVLKKGNTIVGYGGMWVIIDEAHVTNIAVHPEARGIGAGNIIVEALFRICRKHKVTAITLEVRSSNFIAINLYEKYGFEQEGLRRHYYEDNGEDAVIMWNRTL; encoded by the coding sequence ATGAATAACGACTTTAAAATTTACCCAATGGATGAATCATCTATTAAATCCATACTCAATATTAGTGAGTTAAGCTTTCCTATTTCCTGGAGCTTAGACTCACTCCAAAGTGAACTAGATAATAAGTTTGCTAAATACGTTGTACTAAAAAAAGGCAACACAATAGTAGGTTATGGTGGAATGTGGGTAATTATAGATGAGGCTCATGTAACTAATATTGCAGTTCACCCCGAGGCTCGCGGCATCGGCGCTGGCAATATTATTGTTGAAGCTTTATTTAGGATTTGTAGGAAACATAAAGTTACGGCAATAACCCTGGAAGTTAGAAGTTCAAATTTTATTGCTATAAATTTATATGAAAAATATGGTTTTGAGCAAGAAGGTTTAAGGCGTCATTATTACGAAGATAACGGTGAGGATGCTGTAATCATGTGGAATCGTACCCTATGA
- a CDS encoding ECF transporter S component — MRDEKLIKMIKISLLAVIAFLLMYIELPIPIFPTFLKIDISDLPALLGAFALGPIAGVIIELVKNILHGVFASSTALVGEFANFLVGSCLVLVSGYIYKIRKSKGGAIVGLLIGTIVMSIFASILNYFVILPLYESVLKFPITGIIAAGSKINHNITNLNSFVVWMILPFNIFKGIVLSVMTLALYKSVSPMLHKEHIESKYRSKQQNY, encoded by the coding sequence ATGAGAGACGAAAAACTTATTAAAATGATCAAGATTTCACTTTTAGCTGTTATAGCTTTTCTTTTAATGTACATTGAATTACCAATACCTATATTTCCTACATTCCTAAAAATTGACATTAGCGACTTGCCAGCGCTTTTAGGGGCATTTGCATTAGGACCAATAGCAGGAGTTATTATTGAACTTGTTAAAAATATACTACATGGAGTGTTTGCAAGTAGTACTGCGCTAGTAGGAGAATTCGCAAATTTCCTAGTAGGTTCATGTTTAGTATTAGTTTCTGGGTATATATATAAGATTCGTAAAAGTAAAGGTGGAGCTATTGTTGGATTGCTAATAGGAACAATTGTTATGTCAATCTTTGCATCTATATTAAACTATTTTGTTATATTACCTTTATATGAGTCGGTATTAAAATTTCCAATAACCGGAATTATAGCGGCAGGATCAAAAATAAACCATAACATTACAAATTTAAATTCTTTTGTTGTCTGGATGATTCTTCCTTTTAATATTTTTAAAGGAATAGTATTATCTGTAATGACTTTAGCCTTATATAAGAGTGTTTCTCCTATGCTTCATAAAGAGCATATAGAAAGTAAATACAGAAGTAAACAACAGAATTATTAA